A genome region from Arachidicoccus soli includes the following:
- a CDS encoding acetate uptake transporter, which yields MQNELIKIDYTGNPAPLGLLGFGMTTVLLNIHNAGFVPISSMILSMGIFYGGIAQVIAGIMEWKKGNTFASTAFISYGFFWLTLVGLLVLPKIGWWDAIPESANTMGVYLSMWGLFTLVMFVGTFKLNKALQFVFGSLTILFVLLAAGEFSGNTIFGTIAGYEGIICGLSAIYTGLAEVLNEVYGRTVCPLGIVQRD from the coding sequence ATGCAAAATGAGCTAATTAAAATAGATTATACCGGAAACCCGGCGCCGCTTGGTTTACTTGGTTTTGGCATGACTACCGTATTACTCAATATACATAATGCTGGTTTTGTGCCCATCAGTAGTATGATACTGTCGATGGGTATTTTTTACGGTGGGATTGCACAAGTAATTGCAGGAATAATGGAGTGGAAAAAGGGGAACACTTTTGCCTCTACTGCATTTATTTCTTACGGATTTTTCTGGCTTACATTGGTGGGCTTATTAGTGTTACCAAAAATTGGTTGGTGGGATGCCATTCCTGAGTCTGCTAATACAATGGGCGTTTATCTTTCTATGTGGGGCCTATTTACGCTTGTAATGTTTGTGGGCACTTTTAAGTTAAATAAAGCACTACAATTTGTTTTTGGTTCCTTAACCATTTTGTTTGTTCTTTTAGCTGCCGGTGAATTTTCCGGAAATACAATTTTTGGAACGATTGCGGGTTACGAAGGAATTATCTGCGGTTTATCAGCTATTTATACAGGCTTGGCGGAAGTGCTAAATGAAGTCTATGGAAGAACGGTTTGTCCTTTGGGGATTGTGCAGAGGGATTAA
- the nagB gene encoding glucosamine-6-phosphate deaminase yields the protein MNLADSFEKIPVKIFATPTEGAINVANQIATLIKEKQSIGEKCVLGLATGSTPIKLYAELVRMHKEDNLSFKNVVTFNLDEYYPIEKNSIHSYWSFMHKHLFNHVDIEPSNIHIPDGEWPKEGIRKYCEEFEAEIEKAGGIDLQILGIGNNGHIGFNEPGSSILSKTRLLVLESSTRIANSRDFANLSKVPKLAISMGLSTILKAKKIILLAWGNKAPIIAKSVEGSITDQVPASFLQQHEDCTFVIDEMAANDLTRFKSPWLSSSIEWTDAMIRRAVVNMSLKLQKPILSLSDVDYNENGLGDLLVEKGDAYEINLQVYYMLRDSITGWPGGKPNVIIEKHPERSTPYPKTCLIFSPHPDDDIISMGGTFMRLQDQGHNVHVAYQTSGNIAVTDEFVTRFLNFAAGFEDLIGTDATESKKILADAQSFIADKKKDELDTPIIRSVKGLIRRCEAKATAKYVGLKDEQIHFMNLPFYETGAIQKNPMGEADVLLTMELLRKIKPHQVYCAGDLADPHGTHKVCLEVVFESLRRLKEAGDEWLKDCWLWLYKGAWQEWDITEIEMAIPMSPDQVRKKRYGIFIHQSQKDSVPFQGSDSREFWQRAEERNANTAKLYAQLGLTQYAAMEAFVRWHY from the coding sequence ATGAATCTTGCAGACTCTTTTGAGAAAATCCCTGTAAAAATTTTTGCGACACCTACAGAAGGTGCTATTAATGTAGCCAATCAAATTGCTACACTCATTAAAGAAAAACAATCTATAGGTGAAAAATGTGTCTTGGGGCTTGCCACCGGCTCTACCCCCATCAAACTTTACGCTGAACTTGTACGCATGCATAAAGAAGACAATCTCAGCTTCAAAAACGTAGTCACTTTCAATTTAGATGAATATTATCCAATTGAAAAAAATTCCATCCATAGCTATTGGTCATTTATGCACAAACATCTTTTTAATCATGTTGACATAGAACCATCCAACATACATATTCCTGATGGGGAATGGCCTAAAGAAGGGATAAGAAAATACTGTGAAGAATTTGAAGCAGAAATTGAAAAAGCGGGAGGTATTGATTTACAAATATTAGGCATAGGAAATAATGGTCATATTGGTTTTAACGAACCCGGTTCAAGCATTCTTTCTAAAACGCGTTTGTTGGTCTTAGAGAGCTCTACAAGAATTGCGAACAGTCGTGATTTTGCCAACCTTTCTAAAGTACCGAAGCTGGCTATTAGTATGGGCTTGAGCACTATTCTCAAAGCAAAAAAGATTATCTTATTGGCTTGGGGCAACAAGGCACCCATCATCGCAAAATCTGTAGAGGGTTCTATAACAGATCAAGTTCCGGCTAGCTTCTTACAACAACATGAAGATTGTACATTTGTAATTGATGAAATGGCAGCGAATGATTTGACGCGCTTTAAATCCCCTTGGTTATCTAGTAGCATCGAATGGACAGATGCCATGATTAGGCGTGCGGTAGTCAATATGTCTTTGAAGTTACAGAAACCTATTTTAAGTCTTTCGGATGTAGATTATAATGAGAATGGGTTGGGCGATTTATTAGTTGAAAAAGGAGATGCATATGAGATCAACCTTCAGGTTTATTATATGTTGCGCGACAGCATTACAGGTTGGCCAGGCGGAAAACCCAATGTAATTATTGAAAAACATCCGGAAAGAAGCACTCCCTACCCAAAAACTTGCTTAATTTTTTCTCCCCACCCTGATGATGATATTATTTCTATGGGTGGAACATTTATGCGCTTGCAGGATCAAGGGCATAATGTACATGTAGCCTATCAAACAAGTGGAAACATTGCCGTAACAGATGAATTTGTAACTCGTTTCTTAAACTTTGCTGCGGGCTTTGAAGATTTAATTGGCACAGATGCTACTGAAAGTAAAAAGATATTGGCTGATGCTCAATCTTTTATCGCGGATAAAAAGAAAGATGAATTAGATACGCCGATTATACGTTCTGTAAAAGGATTAATTCGTCGTTGTGAAGCTAAAGCAACAGCAAAATATGTAGGCCTGAAGGATGAACAAATCCATTTTATGAACTTACCTTTTTACGAAACAGGTGCTATACAAAAAAATCCAATGGGAGAAGCAGACGTTTTACTTACAATGGAACTGCTTCGTAAGATTAAACCTCATCAGGTGTATTGCGCTGGCGATTTGGCTGATCCGCATGGCACACATAAAGTTTGCTTAGAAGTTGTATTTGAAAGTTTAAGAAGATTAAAAGAAGCAGGTGATGAATGGCTTAAAGACTGTTGGCTCTGGCTATATAAGGGTGCATGGCAGGAATGGGATATTACTGAAATAGAAATGGCTATTCCTATGAGCCCGGATCAAGTAAGGAAAAAACGATATGGCATTTTCATACATCAATCACAAAAAGATTCAGTTCCATTCCAAGGTAGTGACAGTCGTGAATTCTGGCAACGGGCAGAAGAAAGAAACGCCAATACAGCAAAGCTATATGCACAATTGGGTTTGACTCAATATGCTGCGATGGAAGCTTTTGTAAGATGGCATTATTAG
- a CDS encoding DUF5686 and carboxypeptidase-like regulatory domain-containing protein: MKFNLPSYLLKRFSILAFLLILSFCGRAQSILIKGYVRDSLTGAPIPNVSIFFKGSFGVLSDSTGHYSLFASKTVSKDPHMQVTYVGYKPSSIKIDFDIKDQEVDIKLMPASNDLQDVVVKQKKEKYRNKDNPAVELIKKIIAHRDENKMNAYNTAKYSEYEKMVLSVSNFPKKIANKKYFKQYQFLLNNVDTSKVPGEKLMPIYLDETSSENYFQKQPAKSKKIIIGKNRVNFGEYFDTRGIGKYLASLYQDVNIYENNIPLFGNQFLSPIANSAPAFYQFFIIDTVEINGDRLVHMSFFPRNAENMLFKGNLYVTLDGHYAVEKINLYSPSKINLNLLKRLSISLDFRKQNDGKYLLVKSDLIGSFGVFKKGMGIYSERLVSYNNFETNVNIPSATFNGPTEVVQDSANKKPPTFWTDNRTGNLSLAESKVIDNIDSLQKMKSFKTAMDWTSFITTGYKQAGPLEIGPAYTFYSFNPIEGSRVSLGGRTTPKLSHSFFLDGYGAYGFTDQKWKYFGSATYSFTHKPTYIFPQHFIRASYLKDTKIPGQELQFVQDDNFLYSFKRGTNDKYTYNNIFRLDYTKEFENHFSYNIDLKYWQQSPAGALNFRYPTVNNNPQKQLTNITTGEIGIDLRYAPHEVFYENESYRVPLVNKYPVFELRYLLGIKGLLGGNYNYQNIEANIFKRFYLSQFGYTDITFDGGYVVGSLPFPLLDLAHANQTYAYQLESFNLMNFMEFATDHYASLMVDHYFNGYILNKIPLIKKLKWRSLIEGKLMYGGLRDENNPAINTNQLAFPTTNGDPSTFAFQKQPYFEAGVGIYNIFKILRVDYIWRFSYLDHPNIPTSGIRFRVKFNF; encoded by the coding sequence ATGAAATTCAACTTACCTTCTTATTTACTAAAACGCTTTTCAATTTTAGCATTCTTGCTCATCCTCAGTTTTTGTGGTCGGGCTCAGTCTATACTTATAAAAGGATATGTACGTGACTCTCTAACTGGTGCGCCCATTCCCAATGTTAGTATTTTCTTTAAAGGCTCATTTGGTGTATTAAGTGATTCGACGGGTCATTATAGTTTATTCGCTTCAAAAACTGTTTCAAAAGACCCACATATGCAGGTAACATATGTTGGCTATAAGCCGAGTTCTATAAAAATAGATTTTGACATAAAAGACCAAGAAGTTGATATAAAATTAATGCCAGCCTCCAACGATTTGCAAGATGTTGTAGTTAAACAAAAGAAAGAGAAATACAGAAATAAAGATAACCCGGCAGTTGAACTCATAAAAAAAATAATTGCGCATAGAGACGAAAACAAGATGAATGCCTACAATACTGCTAAATACAGTGAGTATGAGAAAATGGTATTGTCCGTCAGTAATTTCCCTAAAAAAATTGCCAATAAGAAATATTTTAAGCAATATCAATTTTTGTTAAATAATGTTGATACAAGCAAGGTGCCTGGAGAGAAATTGATGCCTATATATTTGGACGAGACAAGCTCAGAGAACTATTTTCAAAAACAACCTGCAAAATCTAAAAAAATTATTATTGGTAAGAACAGGGTAAATTTTGGAGAATATTTCGATACCCGTGGTATTGGTAAGTACCTCGCAAGCCTTTATCAGGATGTGAATATCTATGAAAATAATATCCCGCTTTTTGGCAATCAGTTTTTAAGCCCCATTGCTAATTCAGCACCGGCATTTTATCAATTTTTCATAATTGATACGGTAGAAATAAATGGAGATCGTTTAGTACATATGTCTTTCTTCCCTCGCAATGCAGAGAATATGCTTTTTAAAGGGAATTTATATGTAACACTCGACGGGCATTATGCAGTAGAAAAAATCAACTTATATTCTCCCAGCAAAATCAATCTTAATCTTTTAAAGAGGTTAAGCATTTCATTAGACTTTCGAAAGCAAAATGATGGAAAATACCTTTTAGTTAAAAGTGATTTGATAGGTAGTTTCGGCGTCTTTAAAAAAGGAATGGGCATATATAGTGAGCGATTGGTTTCTTATAATAATTTTGAGACAAATGTAAATATTCCATCAGCTACATTCAATGGACCTACTGAAGTTGTACAAGATTCCGCTAATAAAAAACCACCTACATTCTGGACAGATAACCGAACCGGAAATTTATCTTTAGCAGAATCTAAAGTGATAGACAATATAGATAGTTTACAAAAGATGAAATCTTTTAAAACCGCGATGGATTGGACATCTTTTATTACTACGGGCTACAAGCAAGCGGGGCCATTAGAAATTGGACCTGCTTATACCTTTTATAGTTTTAATCCTATAGAAGGTTCCCGTGTAAGTCTAGGAGGAAGAACTACGCCAAAGTTAAGTCATAGTTTCTTTCTGGATGGTTATGGAGCATATGGTTTTACAGATCAAAAATGGAAGTATTTCGGAAGTGCTACTTATTCATTCACACATAAGCCTACTTATATTTTTCCACAACATTTTATTAGAGCAAGTTATCTGAAAGACACCAAAATTCCTGGGCAAGAATTGCAATTTGTGCAAGATGATAATTTCTTATACTCATTTAAACGTGGTACAAATGATAAATATACTTACAACAATATTTTCCGTTTAGATTATACTAAGGAATTTGAAAATCATTTTTCTTATAATATTGATTTAAAGTATTGGCAACAATCGCCCGCAGGTGCATTAAACTTTAGATACCCTACTGTCAACAATAATCCACAGAAGCAATTAACAAATATTACAACAGGAGAAATAGGAATTGATTTACGTTATGCGCCACATGAAGTATTCTATGAAAATGAATCTTACCGTGTGCCTTTGGTAAATAAATATCCCGTGTTTGAGCTAAGATACCTACTAGGGATAAAGGGGTTGCTTGGCGGAAATTACAACTATCAAAACATTGAAGCGAATATCTTCAAACGCTTTTACCTTTCGCAATTTGGTTATACTGATATTACATTTGATGGCGGTTATGTTGTAGGTAGTCTGCCTTTCCCTTTATTAGACTTGGCGCATGCCAATCAGACCTATGCTTATCAATTGGAATCCTTCAATTTGATGAATTTTATGGAATTCGCAACAGATCATTATGCAAGCCTCATGGTAGATCATTATTTCAATGGCTATATTTTGAATAAAATTCCTTTGATAAAAAAATTGAAATGGCGAAGTTTAATCGAAGGAAAATTAATGTATGGGGGCTTACGTGATGAGAATAATCCGGCAATAAATACAAATCAATTAGCATTTCCGACAACCAATGGGGATCCAAGTACTTTTGCATTTCAAAAGCAACCTTACTTTGAAGCCGGTGTAGGTATTTACAATATTTTCAAAATACTCCGTGTAGATTATATCTGGAGGTTCAGTTATCTAGATCACCCTAATATTCCAACTTCTGGAATCCGTTTTAGGGTTAAATTTAATTTCTAA
- the abc-f gene encoding ribosomal protection-like ABC-F family protein, whose translation MLVGLNNVTFEFGARVIVADATWHIHPGDRIGLIGYNGTGKSTLLKVIVGQYTPSAGTVEQGKSTTIGYLHQDLLSFDTNESILEVAMGAFERVRFLEKEIERLSVELEKKEDEKLLETFTDYLHEMDVLDGYNIQYKTEEVLHGLGFSNEDILKPYKIFSGGWRMRVLLAKMILQQPDVLLLDEPTNHLDLPSIEWLEKYLQSYKGSVVIVSHDKFFLNRMVNKIVELYQQQLHIYTGNYEFYEAEKELRIEMQQRAYENQQEYIRREERFIERFRAKATKAAQAQSAMKRLDKIDRIEQVEIERPNLRINFQIDKQPGKILATLKNVTKSFGENTIVKKASAEIDRGDKIALIGANGKGKSTLLRIIAGTEKFDGERVWGHNVDESFYAQHQLESLNLEHTILEEMQLCGSGKTDIELRSMLGGFMFGGDDIDKKIKILSGGEKARVALAKVIASKSNFLMLDEPTNHLDMHSVDLLAQALTKYEGSLIFVSHDRYFISKTANKIWEIIDHQIKEFKGTYAEYMEWKELMARREKENAVLEKAIPKEIVTLPKQETKKQEAINNNLDRDQKKELQKFQRQLEKLEEQLTQFNQDKATVEVEMANPEIYVVPEKFQTLEKNYAAILNNISTTEKEYEVVFEKIMTLESL comes from the coding sequence ATGTTAGTAGGGTTAAATAATGTCACTTTTGAATTCGGTGCACGTGTAATTGTAGCTGACGCAACTTGGCATATACATCCAGGCGATCGTATTGGTTTAATTGGATATAACGGTACTGGGAAATCTACGTTGCTAAAAGTAATTGTAGGACAATATACACCTAGTGCAGGAACGGTAGAACAAGGCAAAAGCACAACTATTGGTTATTTGCATCAGGACTTGCTGAGTTTTGATACCAATGAGAGCATTTTAGAAGTGGCAATGGGTGCATTTGAGAGGGTGCGTTTTCTGGAAAAAGAAATCGAAAGACTTAGCGTTGAGCTGGAGAAAAAAGAAGACGAAAAACTCTTAGAAACTTTTACGGATTATTTGCATGAGATGGATGTATTGGATGGCTACAATATTCAATACAAAACGGAAGAAGTTTTGCATGGTTTGGGTTTTAGTAATGAAGATATTTTAAAGCCATATAAAATATTTAGTGGTGGATGGCGTATGCGTGTCTTGCTTGCCAAAATGATTTTACAACAACCGGATGTTTTGTTGTTGGATGAACCTACTAACCACTTAGACTTGCCTTCTATTGAATGGCTGGAAAAATATTTGCAGAGCTACAAAGGAAGTGTCGTCATCGTTTCACATGATAAGTTCTTCTTGAATAGAATGGTGAATAAAATTGTCGAGTTGTATCAACAACAATTACATATTTATACCGGCAATTATGAATTTTATGAGGCCGAAAAAGAGCTGCGTATAGAAATGCAACAACGTGCTTATGAAAACCAGCAAGAATACATCAGAAGAGAAGAGCGTTTTATTGAACGTTTTCGTGCGAAAGCGACTAAAGCGGCACAAGCGCAATCTGCCATGAAGCGTTTGGATAAAATTGATAGAATAGAACAGGTAGAAATTGAGAGACCCAACTTGCGCATCAATTTTCAAATAGATAAACAACCGGGGAAAATTCTAGCTACCCTTAAAAATGTTACTAAAAGTTTCGGAGAAAATACGATTGTAAAAAAAGCTTCTGCTGAAATTGACAGAGGAGATAAAATCGCTTTGATTGGTGCCAATGGTAAAGGTAAATCGACCCTATTACGTATCATTGCCGGTACAGAAAAGTTTGATGGAGAGAGGGTTTGGGGACACAACGTTGATGAAAGTTTTTATGCGCAACATCAATTAGAGAGCTTAAATTTAGAACATACTATTCTAGAAGAAATGCAACTCTGCGGTAGTGGTAAAACTGATATAGAATTGCGCAGTATGCTAGGAGGTTTTATGTTTGGCGGCGATGATATTGATAAAAAAATAAAAATCCTGAGTGGAGGAGAAAAGGCGCGTGTAGCATTGGCAAAAGTAATTGCGAGTAAATCTAATTTTTTGATGCTTGATGAACCGACTAACCACCTGGATATGCACTCTGTGGATTTGTTAGCACAAGCATTAACTAAGTATGAAGGGAGTTTGATTTTTGTGAGTCATGACCGATATTTTATTTCTAAAACAGCGAATAAAATCTGGGAAATTATCGATCATCAGATAAAAGAATTTAAAGGCACTTATGCCGAATATATGGAGTGGAAAGAGTTGATGGCTAGGCGCGAAAAGGAAAATGCTGTACTAGAAAAAGCAATTCCGAAAGAAATAGTAACCCTACCAAAACAAGAAACCAAAAAACAAGAGGCAATAAATAATAATTTGGATAGAGATCAAAAGAAAGAGTTGCAAAAATTTCAGCGTCAATTAGAAAAGTTAGAAGAACAGCTCACCCAATTTAATCAGGACAAGGCAACGGTAGAAGTAGAAATGGCCAACCCAGAAATCTATGTTGTGCCTGAGAAATTTCAAACATTGGAAAAAAACTATGCTGCGATATTAAACAATATCTCTACTACTGAAAAAGAGTATGAAGTAGTTTTTGAAAAAATAATGACTTTAGAAAGTTTGTAA
- a CDS encoding DNA-3-methyladenine glycosylase I, which translates to MSYCTFVQSITQKKDLIHKNYHDNHYGFPIEEDDELFGRLIMEINQAGLSWTTILNKEQNFRKAYHQFSIKKVARYGEKDFERLMNNAGIIRNRLKINAAIENAKTILSLQKEHGSFKKWIDHHHPKTKEEWTKLFKKTFKFTGGEIVNEFLMSTGYIPGAHDADCPIGKLLARKNLNKK; encoded by the coding sequence ATGAGCTACTGTACTTTTGTTCAATCTATCACTCAGAAAAAGGATTTGATTCATAAAAATTATCATGATAATCATTACGGATTTCCTATAGAAGAAGATGATGAGCTGTTTGGGCGATTGATTATGGAAATCAATCAGGCAGGCCTTTCTTGGACAACTATCTTAAATAAAGAGCAAAATTTTCGAAAGGCCTATCATCAGTTTTCTATCAAAAAGGTGGCTCGCTATGGAGAAAAGGATTTTGAAAGACTGATGAATAATGCGGGTATTATTCGCAACAGATTAAAAATAAATGCGGCTATTGAAAATGCTAAAACCATTCTATCCTTGCAAAAAGAACATGGTTCTTTTAAAAAATGGATTGACCACCACCATCCAAAAACAAAGGAAGAGTGGACAAAATTGTTTAAAAAAACTTTTAAATTCACCGGTGGTGAAATTGTCAATGAATTTCTAATGAGTACTGGTTATATACCTGGTGCGCATGATGCTGATTGCCCAATAGGTAAGCTGTTGGCTAGAAAGAATTTGAATAAAAAATAA